In one Staphylococcus lutrae genomic region, the following are encoded:
- the wecB gene encoding non-hydrolyzing UDP-N-acetylglucosamine 2-epimerase, producing MKRIMTIFGTRPEAIKMAPLVLQLKKETLLEPIVVVTAQHREMLDSVLDTFGIEPDYDLNVMKQGQSLSEVTSRVILGLEDVIQQAQPDMILVHGDTTTTFAGSLAAFYNEISIGHVEAGLRTWNKYSPFPEEINRQMTGIMADLHFAPTEQAQKNLLQENKAPEKVVITGNTAIDAMHTTVDPQYHSEIIQRHKGQRIILLTAHRRENIGTPMHHIFKAVRRIVEEFEDTVIVYPMHKNPKVREIAYQHLSDHERIELIEPLEVVDFHNFAHQAHFILTDSGGVQEEAPSLGKPVLVLRDTTERPEGVAAGTLRLVGTAEVDVYEATKTLLTDESLYNAMSVAQNPYGDGHASERICENIKYYFGLIQDKPDSFKVKS from the coding sequence ATGAAAAGGATTATGACGATTTTTGGTACTAGGCCTGAGGCAATCAAAATGGCACCGCTCGTATTACAACTTAAAAAAGAGACATTACTCGAGCCTATTGTTGTTGTCACTGCACAACATCGTGAAATGTTAGATTCTGTATTAGATACATTTGGTATTGAACCAGATTATGATTTAAATGTAATGAAGCAGGGCCAATCGCTCTCAGAAGTCACTTCGCGAGTGATTTTAGGGTTAGAGGATGTCATCCAACAGGCACAACCCGATATGATATTAGTACACGGAGATACAACGACGACTTTTGCCGGTAGTCTTGCTGCTTTTTATAATGAGATTAGTATTGGGCATGTCGAAGCGGGGTTACGAACTTGGAATAAGTATTCTCCTTTTCCAGAAGAAATAAATCGTCAAATGACCGGTATTATGGCTGATTTACATTTTGCTCCAACTGAACAGGCGCAAAAAAACTTGTTACAAGAAAATAAAGCGCCTGAGAAAGTTGTTATCACGGGTAATACAGCAATTGATGCCATGCATACGACGGTTGATCCTCAATACCATTCTGAAATTATTCAACGTCATAAAGGACAACGCATTATCTTGTTAACTGCACATCGAAGAGAAAATATTGGAACGCCAATGCACCATATTTTTAAGGCAGTGAGAAGAATTGTTGAAGAATTTGAAGATACAGTCATCGTCTATCCAATGCACAAAAATCCTAAAGTACGTGAAATCGCCTATCAACATTTAAGTGATCACGAACGCATTGAATTAATTGAACCGCTAGAAGTGGTGGATTTCCACAATTTCGCACATCAAGCACATTTTATTTTGACAGATTCTGGCGGCGTTCAAGAAGAGGCGCCATCACTTGGTAAGCCTGTGCTCGTATTAAGAGATACAACGGAGCGTCCTGAAGGGGTTGCAGCAGGCACATTGCGTCTTGTTGGTACAGCAGAAGTAGATGTATATGAAGCAACAAAAACGTTGTTAACAGATGAATCGCTGTACAATGCAATGAGCGTTGCGCAAAACCCTTATGGTGATGGTCATGCCTCGGAACGCATTTGTGAAAACATTAAATATTATTTTGGTTTAATTCAAGATAAACCAGATTCTTTTAAAGTGAAAAGTTAA
- the atpB gene encoding F0F1 ATP synthase subunit A: MDHKHPVVTWKFLGVDINFNLSTIMMLLITAVIVFVIAVLCTRNLQKRPKGAQNFIEWVFDFVRGIIESNMAWSKGGQFHFLAVTLILFIFVANMLGLPLQFVNGEYLWWKSPTADAHVTLTLATMMVLLTHYYGVKIRGTKSYLKAYGKPYLALLPINIFEEFASTLTLGLRLYGNIYAGEILLGLLALVTTHVTFGFLIGIPGLIIWQGFSIFVGSIQAYIFIMLTMVYMSHKVADDH; encoded by the coding sequence ATGGATCACAAACATCCCGTGGTGACTTGGAAATTTCTTGGAGTAGATATTAATTTCAATTTATCTACTATTATGATGTTGTTGATTACAGCAGTAATAGTGTTTGTTATTGCAGTCTTATGTACACGCAATCTCCAGAAAAGACCTAAAGGGGCACAGAACTTCATCGAATGGGTTTTTGACTTTGTTCGTGGCATCATCGAAAGTAATATGGCGTGGTCAAAAGGTGGACAATTTCACTTCTTAGCTGTCACATTAATACTCTTTATTTTTGTGGCTAACATGCTAGGGCTTCCCTTACAATTTGTAAATGGTGAATATCTATGGTGGAAGTCACCAACAGCAGATGCACATGTCACATTGACTTTAGCAACGATGATGGTTCTTTTAACGCATTATTATGGTGTTAAAATCCGTGGTACAAAATCATACCTTAAGGCTTATGGAAAACCGTATCTCGCACTTTTGCCTATTAATATCTTTGAAGAGTTCGCATCGACATTGACATTAGGGTTACGTTTATACGGTAATATCTATGCCGGTGAGATTTTATTAGGTTTACTTGCATTAGTGACAACTCATGTTACTTTCGGTTTCCTAATCGGGATACCTGGACTTATCATTTGGCAAGGATTTTCAATTTTTGTTGGTTCAATCCAAGCTTATATTTTTATCATGTTAACAATGGTTTATATGTCACATAAAGTCGCTGACGACCATTAA
- a CDS encoding ATP synthase subunit I, translating into MNCFRKMFQPFLSYYATILAGLLILYFFDVQQRIVLGLIIGMIASIMNTCIFEYYLWRSKRDDEHVISTGNGWRYLVAIIACTIWAFNQSHIHILGVLIGLMVSYVLMVFRPWLKKA; encoded by the coding sequence ATGAATTGTTTTCGCAAAATGTTTCAGCCGTTTTTATCATATTACGCTACGATTTTAGCAGGGCTGTTAATCCTTTATTTTTTTGATGTACAGCAACGAATAGTACTCGGACTGATTATAGGAATGATTGCATCAATTATGAATACATGCATTTTTGAATATTATTTATGGCGTTCTAAACGTGACGATGAACATGTGATTTCAACAGGTAACGGTTGGCGCTATTTAGTTGCGATCATTGCATGTACCATTTGGGCATTTAATCAGTCTCACATCCATATTCTAGGTGTACTGATAGGATTAATGGTTTCATATGTGTTAATGGTTTTTAGGCCTTGGTTAAAAAAGGCGTAA